A window of Lepidochelys kempii isolate rLepKem1 chromosome 1, rLepKem1.hap2, whole genome shotgun sequence contains these coding sequences:
- the LOC140898991 gene encoding C->U-editing enzyme APOBEC-1-like: MAAGWNRDHVCRGITDGGKILQETFIDSYDPSVLRRVQYMLYEIKWSTSKRLWQRCCHSTRMEHAEIHFIEDVFQEQRSHPSVHYSITWYMSWSPCGDCCKQIRDFLKEQPNVNLVIYVARIYWHKEENNRQGLRSLMNIGVSIQVMDLPVYSYCWRTFVNDEDKDEYDYWPRHFAPWIMLYSLELQSILQNIPSCLEISTDENQTPIFSLCVEDEEQKRALTSANP; this comes from the exons ATGGCTGCCGGTTGGAACAGAG ATCATGTATGCAGAGGCATCACAGATGG GGGGAAGATACTCCAGGAGACATTTATAGACAGTTATGACCCAAGTGTCCTTCGAAGGGTGCAATACATGCTCTACGAAATCAAGTGGAGCACTagcaaaaggctctggcagagatgTTGCCATAGCACTCGCATGGAGCATGCTGAAATCCACTTTATAGAAGATGTCTTTCAGGAGCAAAGATCTCATCCTTCTGTCCACTACTCCATCACCTGGTACAtgtcctggagtccctgtggggATTGCTGCAAGCAAATCAGGGATTTCCTGAAGGAACAGCCTAATGTGAATCTAGTTATTTATGTAGCACGGATCTATTGGCACAAAGAGGAAAACAATCGTCAGGGTCTACGGAGCCTGATGAACATTGGAGTATCCATCCAAGTCATGGACCTCCCAG TTTATAGCTACTGTTGGAGAACATTTGTCAATGATGAGGACAAGGATGAATATGATTATTGGCCCAGGCACTTCGCTCCATGGATAATGCTATATTCTCTCGAACTCCAGTCCATCCTTCAG AACATTCCCTCTTGCTTAGAGATTTCAACAGATGAGAACCAGACTCCAATTTTCAGCCTATGTGTAGAAGATGAGGAACAGAAAAGAGCACTCACATCAGCCAATCCCTGA